One Nomascus leucogenys isolate Asia chromosome 22a, Asia_NLE_v1, whole genome shotgun sequence DNA segment encodes these proteins:
- the IPO4 gene encoding importin-4 isoform X4: MGLLLLSVVVTSRPEAFQPHHWELLRLLNETLGEVGSPGLLFYSLRTLTTMAPYLSTEDVPLARMLVPKLIMAVQTLIPIDEAKACEGLEALDELLESEVPVITPYLSEVLTFCLEVARNVALGDAIRVRILCCLTFLVKVKSKALLKNRLLPPLLHTLFPIMAAEPPPGQLDPEDQDSEEEELEIELMGETPKHFAVQVVDMLALHLPPEKLCPQLMPMLEEALRSESPYQRKAGLLVLAVLSDGAGDHIRQRLLPPLLQIVCKGLEDPSQVVRSAALFALGQFSENLQPHISSYSREVMPLLLTYLKSVPLGHTHHLAKACYALENFVENLGPKVQPYLPELMECMLQPLRNPSSPRAKELAVSALGAIATAAQASLLPYFPAIMEHLREFLLTGREDLQPVQIQSLETLGVLARAVGEPMRPLAEECCQLGLGLCDQVDDPDLRRCTYSLFAALSGLMGEGLAPHLEQITTLMLLSLRSTEGIVPQYDGGSSFLLFDDESDGEEEEELMDEDVDEEDDSEISGYSVENAFFDEKEDTCAAVGEISVNTSVAFLPYMESVFEEVFKLLECPHLNVRKAAHEALGQFCCALHKACQSCPSEPNTAALQAALARVVPSYMQAVNRERERQVVMAVLEALTGVLRRCGALTLKPPGRLAELCSMLKAVLQRKTACQDTDEEEEEEDDDQAEYDAMLLEHAGEAIPALAAAAGGDSFAPFFAGFLPLLVCKTKQGCTVAEKSFAVGTLAETIQGLGAASAQFVSQLLPVLLSTAREADPEVRSNAIFGMGVLAEHGGHPAQEHFPKLLGLLFPLLARERHGRVRDNICGALARLLMASPTRKPEPQVLAALLHALPLKEDLEEWVTIGRLFSFLYQSSPDQVIDVAPELLRICSLILADNKIPPGEGRSHGKGLRRGWEWQGSEGLGQRGFRSPDLSPSLSTQTPRPHCCCS, encoded by the exons ATGGGGCTTTTGCTGCTAAGTGTGGTGGTGACCTCCCGGCCCGAGGCCTTCCAACCCCACCACTGGGAGCTTCTTCGGCTTCTGAATGAGACTCTTGGTGAGGTGGGCTCTCCTGGGCTGCTTTTCTACTCCCTGCGCACTCTGACCACCATGGCCCCCTACCTCAGCACTGAAGATGTG CCTCTCGCTCGGATGTTGGTGCCCAAGCTGATTATGGCCGTGCAGACTCTGATCCCCATAGATGAG GCAAAGGCCTGTGAGGGCCTTGAGGCTTTGGATGAACTGTTGGAGTCAGAGGTGCCCGTCATCACCCCCTACCTCTCTGAAGTCCTCACATTCTGCCTGGAG GTGGCTAGAAATGTGGCCCTGGGCGATGCGATACGCGTACGTATTCTCTGCTGCCTCACTTTCTTGGTCAAAGTCAAGAGCAAG GCCTTACTGAAGAATCGTCTCCTGCCACCCTTGCTGCATACCCTTTTCCCCATTATGGCTGCTGAGCCCCCACCAGGCCAGCTGGATCCCGAGGACCAGGATTCAGAAGAGGAAGAGTTGGAGATTGAGCTGATGGGGGAGACTCCTAAGCATTTCGCTGTACAA GTTGTGGACATGCTGGCACTACACCTGCCCCCCGAGAAGCTCTGTCCCCAGCTG ATGCCCATGCTGGAAGAGGCCTTGCGGAGCGAGAGCCCATACCAGCGCAAAGCTGGACTCCTGGTGCTGGCCGTACTGTCTGACGGAGCTGGCGACCACATCAGGCAGAG ACTGCTGCCCCCACTGCTGCAGATCGTGTGCAAGGGCCTGGAGGACCCCTCACAAGTTGTACGCAGTGCTGCGCTGTTTGCCCTGGGCCAGTTCTCAGAAAACCTACAG ccccataTCAGCAGCTATTCAAGGGAGGTGATGCCACTGCTCCTCACCTACCTGAAGTCGGTGCCTCTTGGACACACACACCACCTAGCCAAGGCCTGCTATGCCCTGGAGAACTTTGTGGAGAACCTAG GGCCCAAAGTGCAGCCCTACCTTCCGGAGCTTATGGAATGCATGCTGCAGCCTCTGAGGAACCCCAGCAGTCCCCGGGCCAAGGAGCTGGCTGTGAGCGCCCTGGGAGCCATTG CTACGGCAGCCCAGGCCTCGCTGCTGCCCTACTTCCCTGCCATCATGGAGCACCTGCGGGAATTCCTGTTAACAGGCCGTGAGGACCTTCAGCCTGTGCAGATCCAGAGCCTGG AGACACTGGGGGTGCTGGCACGAGCAGTGGGGGAGCCCATGAGGCCGCTGGCTGAGGAATGCTGCCAGCTGGGTCTGGGCCTCTGCGACCAGGTAGACGACCCTGACTTGCGGCGCTGCAC GTACAGCCTATTTGCAGCCTTATCGGGTCTGATGGGCGAGGGCCTGGCACCCCACTTGGAACAGATCACCACGCTCATGCTGCTGTCACTGCGTTCCACCGAGGGCATTGTG CCTCAGTATGACGGGGGCAGCTCCTTCCTTCTGTTTGACGATGAGAGTgatggggaagaagaggaggagctCATGGATGAGGATGTGGATGAAGAGGATGACTCGGAGATCTCAGG GTACAGCGTGGAGAACGCCTTCTTCGATGAGAAGGAAGACACCTGTGCTGCCGTGGGGGAGATCTCTGTGAATACCAG TGTGGCCTTCCTTCCATACATGGAAAGTGTCTTTGAAGAAGTATTTAAACTGCTGGAG TGCCCTCACCTGAATGTGCGGAAGGCAGCCCATGAGGCTCTGGGTCAGTTTTGCTGTGCACTGCACAAGGCCTGTCAAAGCTGCCCCTCGGAACCCAACACTGCTG CTTTGCAGGCTGCCCTGGCCCGAGTGGTGCCATCCTACATGCAGGCAGTGAACAGGGAGCGGGAGCGCCAGGTGGTGATGGCCGTGCTGGAGGCCCTGACAGGGGTGCTCCGCAGATGTGGGGCCCTCACACTGAAGCCCCCTGGGCGCCTCGCTGAGCTCTGTAGCATGCTCAAGGCTGTGCTGCAGAGGAAG ACAGCCTGTCAGGATACTgacgaggaggaggaagaggaagatgatgaTCAG GCTGAATACGACGCCATGTTGCTGGAGCACGCTGGAGAGGCCATCCCTGCCCTGGCAGCCGCGGCTGGGGGAGACTCCTTTGCCCCATTCTTTGCTGGTTTCCTGCCATTATTGGTGTGCAAGACA AAACAGGGCTGCACAGTGGCAGAGAAGTCCTTTGCAGTGGGGACCTTGGCAGAGACTATTCAGGGCCTGGGTGCTGCCTCAGCCCAGTTTGTGTCTCAGCTACTCCCTGTGCTGTTGAGCACTGCCCGAGAGGCAGACCCCGAGGTGCGAAGCAATGCCATCTTTGGGATGGGCGTGCTGGCAGAGCACGGGGGCCACCCTGCCCAGGA ACACTTCCCCAAGCTGCTGGGGCTCCTTTTTCCCCTCCTGGCGCGGGAGCGACATGGTCGTGTCCGTGACAACATCTGTGGGGCCCTTGCCCGCCTGTTGATGGCCAGTCCCACCAGGAAACCAGAGCCCCAG GTGCTGGCTGCCCTACTGCATGCCCTGCCACTGAAGGAGGACTTGGAGGAGTGGGTCACGATTGGGCGCCTCTTCAGCTTCCTGTACCAGAGCAGCCCTGACCAG GTTATAGATGTGGCCCCCGAGCTTTTGCGTATCTGCAGCCTCATTCTGGCTGACAACAAGATCCCACCAGGTGAGGGTAGGAGTCATGGGAAGGGGCTTCGGAGAGGCTGGGAGTGGCAAGGCTCAGAGGGCCTGGGGCAGCGAGGCTTTAGGAGCCCTgacctttctccctccctctccacccaGACACCAAGGCCGCACTGTTGCTGCTCCTGA